In the Sporichthyaceae bacterium genome, CTTGATCATCGAGATGTCGAACTCGAGAGTTATCTTCTCCGAGACCAACACGCCGCCGGTCTCGAGGGCGGCGTTGAAGTTCACGCCCCAGTCCTTGCGGTTGATGACGGTGCGGCCCTCGAAGCCGGCGCGCTGGTTGCCGTACGGGTCGGTCGCCAGGCCGGTGAACTCGAAGTCCACGCTGACCGGCAGCGTCGTGTCCTTGATCGTCAGGTCGCCCACCAGGCGGTAGTTCTCGTCGTCGATCGCCTCGGCGCCGGTGGCGGCGAAGTGGATCTGCGGGAAGTTGACGGCGTCGAAGAAGT is a window encoding:
- a CDS encoding YceI family protein, with translation MSANPNLTGTWTLDATHSRLGFVARHAMVTKVRGSFTDFAGSAVLDVDDVAGTKVDVTIAVASVNTGNEQRDGHLRTNDFFDAVNFPQIHFAATGAEAIDDENYRLVGDLTIKDTTLPVSVDFEFTGLATDPYGNQRAGFEGRTVINRKDWGVNFNAALETGGVLVSEKITLEFDISMIKS